One region of Peromyscus eremicus chromosome 4, PerEre_H2_v1, whole genome shotgun sequence genomic DNA includes:
- the LOC131907762 gene encoding olfactory receptor 5M3 produces MLNFTDVTEFVLLGLTSQKELQVLFFIIFLVVYLITMVGNIGMMILIKISPQLSSPMYFFLSHLSFIDVWFSSNVTPKMLENLLSKTKTISYAGCLVQCFFFIALVHVEIFILSVMAFDRYMAIGKPLLYGSKMSRVVCIRLISFPYIYGFLTSLAATLWTYGLYFCGKIEINHFYCADPPLIKMACAGTFVKEYTMIILAGINFTYSLSVVIISYLFILIAILRMRSAEGRRKAFSTCGSHLTAVVIFYGTLIFMYLRRPTEESVEQGKMVAVFYTTVIPMLNPMIYSLRNKDVKEAMDKVMSRKCLTK; encoded by the coding sequence ATGCTCAACTTCACAGATGTGACTGAATTTGTCCTTTTgggcttaaccagccaaaaggaACTGCAAGTTCTATTTTTCATCATCTTTCTCGTGGTCTATCTCATCACTATGGTGGGCAACATTGGCATGATGATATTAATTAAGATCAGTCCACAACTTAGCAGCCCAATGTATTTTTTCCTCAGCCATTTGTCATTTATTGATGTGTGGTTTTCTTCCAACGTCACTCCTAAAATGCTGGAAAACTTGCtgtcaaagacaaaaacaatatcCTATGCTGGCTGTTTGGTACAGTGCTTCTTCTTCATTGCCCTTGTGCACGTGGAAATCTTCATTCTTTCTGTGATGGCCTTTGATAGGTACATGGCAATTGGGAAGCCCCTGCTCTATGGCAGCAAAATGTCAAGGGTGGTCTGCATTCGGCTCATTTCTTTTCCCTACATATATGGGTTTCTGACTAGTCTGGCTGCAACATTATGGACTTATGGCTTGTACTTCTGTGGGAAAATTGAGATCAATCACTTCTACTGTGCAGATCCACCTCTCATCAAGATGGCCTGCGCGGGGACTTTTGTGAAAGAGTATACAATGATAATACTTGCAGGCATTAATTTCACATATTCACTTTCTGTAGTCATCATCTCCTACCTGTTCATTCTCATTGCCATTCTCCGAATGCGCTCAGCAGAAGGCAGGCGCAAGGCGTTTTCTACCTGTGGGTCTCACCTCACAGCTGTTGTAATATTTTATGGTACTCTCATCTTCATGTATCTCCGACGACCCACTGAAGAGTCAGTGGAACAAGGAAAGATGGTGGCTGTGTTCTATACCACAGTGATCCCCATGTTGAATCCCATGATCTACAGTCTGAGGAACAAGGATGTCAAGGAAGCCATGGACAAAGTGATGAGCAGGAAGtgcttaacaaaataa
- the LOC131908214 gene encoding olfactory receptor 5M3-like has product MPNFTDVTEFILLGLTSRPELQLLFFIVFLMVYIVTLLGNIGMIILIRISPQLSSPMYFFLGHLSFADVWFSSNVTPKMLENLVSEVKTISYPGCIVQCFFFIAFVHVEVFILAVMAFDRYMAIGNPLLYSSRMSRTVCIRLISFPYIYGFFISLISTLWTHGLYFCGNIEINHFYCADPALIKMACAGTFIKEYTMRTLAGLNFSYSLLVIIVSYIFILIAIIKMRSAEGRKKAFSTCGSHLTAVTIFYGTLFFMYLRSPTEESVEQGKMVAVFYTTVIPMLNPMIYSLRNKDVKEAMSKAITRAFSEK; this is encoded by the coding sequence atgcccaattTCACTGATGTAACAGAATTTATCCTTCTAGGGTTGACTAGTCGTCCTGAGCTGCAGCTCCTCTTTTTTATAGTTTTCTTGATGGTCTACATTGTCACCCTGCTTGGTAACATTGGAATGATCATATTAATCAGGATCAGCCCTCAGCTCAGTAGtcccatgtatttttttctcgGTCACCTGTCTTTTGCAGATGTGTGGTTCTCTTCTAATGTCACCCCTAAAATGTTGGAAAATCTAGTATCTGAAGTGAAAACCATCTCCTACCCTGGGTGCATAGTGCAGTGTTTCTTCTTCATTGCCTTTGTTCATGTGGAAGTCTTcatcctggcagtgatggcatTTGACAGGTACATGGCAATTGGCAACCCTCTGCTCTATAGCAGCAGAATGTCACGAACTGTGTGTATACGACTGATCTCCTTCCCTTACATCTACGGCTTCTTTATCAGTTTAATCTCCACATTGTGGACTCATGGTTTGTACTTCTGTGGGAACATTGAGATTAACCACTTCTACTGTGCAGACCCAGCTCTCATCAAGATGGCCTGTGCTGGGACCTTCATTAAAGAATACACCATGCGCACCTTAGCGGGTCTCAACTTCTCTTACTCCTTACTTGTTATTATTGTCTCTTACATATTCATCCTTATTGCTATCATAAAGATGCGTTctgcagaaggaaggaaaaaagcctTCTCCACATGTGGCTCCCACTTGACAGCTGTCACCATATTTTATGGAACACTTTTCTTCATGTATCTCAGAAGCCCAACTGAGGAATCTGTGGAGCAGGGGAAAATGGTAGCTGTGTTTTACACCACAGTTATTCCTATGTTGAATCCCATGATCTACAGTCTTAGGAACAAGGATGTCAAAGAAGCCATGAGCAAGGCCATCACTAGAgcattttcagaaaaatag
- the LOC131908215 gene encoding olfactory receptor 5M3-like — MLNFTDVTEFVLLGLTSQKELQVLLFVIFLLVYIVTMVGNIGMMILIKISPQLSSPMYFFLSHLSFIDVWFSSNVTPKMLENLLSKTKTISYAGCLVQCFFFIALVHVEIFILSVMAFDRYMAIGKPLLYGSKMSRVVCIRLISFPYIYGFLTSLAATLWTYGLYFCGKTEINHFYCADPPLIKMACAGTFVKEYTMLFLAGINFTYSLIVVIISYLFILIAILRMRSAEGRRKAFSTCGSHLTAVGIFYGTLIFMYLRRPTEESVEQGKMVAVFYTTVIPMLNPMIYSLRNKDVKEAMDKVISRKFLTK; from the coding sequence ATGCTCAACTTCACAGATGTGACAGAATTTGTCCTTTTgggcttaaccagccaaaaggaACTGCAAGTTCTCttatttgtcatttttctcttGGTCTATATTGTCACTATGGTGGGCAACATTGGCATGATGATATTAATTAAAATCAGTCCACAACTTAGCAGCCCAATGTATTTTTTCCTCAGCCATTTGTCATTTATTGATGTGTGGTTTTCTTCCAACGTCACTCCTAAAATGCTGGAAAACTTGCtgtcaaagacaaaaacaatatcCTATGCTGGCTGTTTGGTACAGTGCTTCTTCTTCATTGCCCTTGTGCACGTGGAAATCTTCATTCTTTCTGTGATGGCCTTTGATAGGTACATGGCAATTGGGAAGCCCCTGCTCTATGGCAGCAAAATGTCAAGGGTGGTCTGCATTCGGCTCATTTCTTTTCCCTACATATATGGGTTTCTGACTAGTCTGGCTGCAACATTATGGACTTATGGCTTGTACTTCTGTGGGAAAACGGAGATCAATCACTTCTACTGTGCAGATCCACCTCTCATCAAGATGGCCTGTGCAGGGACTTTTGTGAAAGAGTATACAATGCTCTTCCTTGCAGGCATTAACTTTACATATTCCTTGATTGTTGTCATCATCTCCTACCTGTTCATTCTCATTGCCATTCTCCGAATGCGCTCAGCAGAAGGCAGGCGCAAGGCGTTTTCTACCTGTGGGTCTCACCTCACAGCAGTTGGCATATTTTATGGTACTCTCATTTTCATGTATCTCCGACGACCCACTGAAGAGTCAGTGGAACAAGGAAAGATGGTGGCTGTGTTCTATACCACAGTGATCCCCATGTTGAATCCCATGATCTACAGTCTGAGGAACAAGGATGTCAAGGAAGCCATGGACAAAGTGATTAGCAGGAAGTTcttaacaaaataa